From the genome of Flavobacteriales bacterium:
TTAGATGCTTCATGAAGCTATAGAGAGCTTAGGGCTTTTAAAGTTGGTTTATTACTATCTATTGGCGCTAAAGATAATGGCTTTTTTTATTCTACGTCAATCTTGAGCGAGCTTGGGTTTGTGGAAATAAAGAAAAGCCTTTTCGTAATAAACGAAAAGGCTTTTGATGTCGGGGTGGCAAGATTCGAACTTGCGACCTCCTCGTCCCAAACGAGGCGCGATAACCGGGCTACGCTACACCCCGAAAAGTGTGTGTGTCATTAATGACTTTGGGACGGCAAATATAATTCAAATGAGATTATTATTGACTAGATATAATATCTTTTTATTGACTTTGATGAAATTAAAATGCACCACCTCCAGATCCGCCTTTATCTCCTTGGCCTTGAATAGATTCTGTATCGTACGATGGTTGTTCTAATTTTCCGAATTTAAACCGAAGACTAAATTCAATATACCTCGTATCTGGATTTCCTGATTCGTTAGAAGTTACTTCGTTTGTGAAAATTTTCTGCTGGTACCTTTCACCATAAAAGGCATCCCATATCTGAGCACTTATCCGAAGCTTGTTGTTTTTAGTATTATAGAATACACCGGCACTTGTAACAAACTGCTCTTTAATTTCAGCCAATCCTAATTTCATTTTTGATTGATAGAAAATATTGGTGCTCAGAGACCATCGTTTATTTAATTCCAATTCAGTTTCGCTATCAATCATAAAACCAACAGAAGGATCACCTGTAAATCCATTAATATCCTTTCCTCTCATTAGATATGTTCCTATCCATGTATAGGAAGTTAGTTTGTCAAGTTCTACTGGAATAGTAATATTAAGCCAATACGAATCGAAATAGTCGATATTAAAAACACCAGAGTAAAAATAGTTGACGGAATCGTTTGAAGCGGAATAATTATCCACTTGCGCATTGTTAGTTCGATTATAGCTAAGAGAAACAACTTCATCGAAAAAGGATAGATCTAAAGAGTGATTGTAACTTGGCATTAGGCTGGAGTTTCCTGAGCTAAAAACATCGCCACCTGTAAAGCTTGTTGATGAGCTTGTTGAAGAATAATCGGGTCTCCAAATACTTGTTGAGTAGGAGAGAGCTACGGATTCTCTGAGGAAGAATGTTCCGGATGGGAATATATTAGGCATAGAAGTACTTAGGCCTGCATTGTTTTTGGTTCGTGCATATTCTCCACGTATACCTATTTCGTAGTAACTCTCTTTAATTTTATTTCCAAAGAGGAAGTAGACGGACGTAATACTCTCATCATATATAACTTCATTTGAAAGAGTGTCTAAATTATTCAAAGAAGAAGATATATTGGAACTGAAATTACTATGTCCCAAAGTTGTTTTAGCGCCGGTCTCAAAGTATTTGTCTTCTGTGAAGTATTTAGAATAGTCGAGTTGGTAATTCATAAATTGGTAATCTATTTTCTCAGTATTGTTAAC
Proteins encoded in this window:
- a CDS encoding outer membrane beta-barrel protein, which gives rise to SKYEEYHYKDITKESPILPTTYSTSEFTGRNPDNWTQLTVNYSRDYDTLGTRLFTGADAGTFNDDYYNKFIETTNGISNTVNNTEKIDYQFMNYQLDYSKYFTEDKYFETGAKTTLGHSNFSSNISSSLNNLDTLSNEVIYDESITSVYFLFGNKIKESYYEIGIRGEYARTKNNAGLSTSMPNIFPSGTFFLRESVALSYSTSIWRPDYSSTSSSTSFTGGDVFSSGNSSLMPSYNHSLDLSFFDEVVSLSYNRTNNAQVDNYSASNDSVNYFYSGVFNIDYFDSYWLNITIPVELDKLTSYTWIGTYLMRGKDINGFTGDPSVGFMIDSETELELNKRWSLSTNIFYQSKMKLGLAEIKEQFVTSAGVFYNTKNNKLRISAQIWDAFYGERYQQKIFTNEVTSNESGNPDTRYIEFSLRFKFGKLEQPSYDTESIQGQGDKGGSGGGAF